One Lentisphaera araneosa HTCC2155 DNA window includes the following coding sequences:
- a CDS encoding transposase, translating to MKDTIRYSESFKQKVVNEISKGKFISCGEASQAYGISGSCTVRAWVKKYGRTDLLPKVIKVETENDIDEIKALKKHIAELEKTVTELAISDVMNKAYFDIACDEFGVSDKEAFKKKVGVKRSKESDQ from the coding sequence ATGAAAGATACAATAAGATATAGTGAATCATTTAAACAAAAAGTGGTAAACGAGATCTCCAAAGGTAAATTTATAAGCTGTGGAGAAGCGAGCCAAGCTTATGGGATATCAGGCTCTTGTACAGTAAGAGCCTGGGTCAAAAAGTATGGTAGAACAGACTTATTACCAAAGGTGATTAAAGTGGAAACAGAAAATGATATTGATGAGATTAAAGCTCTTAAAAAGCATATTGCTGAGTTAGAGAAAACAGTAACCGAACTAGCGATAAGTGATGTTATGAATAAAGCTTACTTTGATATAGCTTGTGATGAGTTCGGCGTATCTGATAAAGAAGCCTTCAAAAAAAAAGTCGGTGTGAAGCGGTCAAAAGAGTCAGATCAATGA
- a CDS encoding IS3 family transposase, with protein sequence MNSHFTVKQLCNHLHMSRQNFYKNKSLSTKKEVDRKLVIDLIKEQRCIQSELGIRKLQNMLVDNFKENSIQIGRDRLFDIAREERLLIKRKRKYCRTTDSRHRFKVYKNLIKDKVLTAPNQVWVCDITYIRVAKSFVYLALITDAFSRKIIAYNVGESLEAVGCIKALKMALKSLPKGSYPIHHSDRGSQYCCHDYIEILTNRNLPVSMTEENHCYENSKAERVNGILKYEYHLRETFKNFKDAKKAIKQAIYLYNNCRPHTALEYSFPSVVHETQCA encoded by the coding sequence ATGAATAGCCACTTTACTGTTAAACAACTTTGTAATCACCTCCATATGAGTCGGCAAAATTTCTATAAAAATAAATCTTTAAGCACCAAAAAAGAAGTAGATAGAAAACTTGTGATCGATCTTATTAAAGAACAACGTTGCATTCAATCTGAGCTCGGAATTCGAAAGCTGCAGAATATGTTAGTAGATAACTTCAAAGAGAATTCTATACAGATAGGACGAGATCGCTTATTCGATATAGCTCGCGAAGAACGCCTATTAATCAAAAGAAAGAGGAAGTACTGTCGAACTACTGACTCTAGGCATCGTTTTAAAGTCTACAAAAATCTAATAAAGGATAAGGTGTTAACCGCACCTAACCAGGTGTGGGTTTGTGATATAACCTACATCAGAGTTGCAAAAAGCTTTGTTTATCTAGCGTTAATCACAGATGCCTTCTCTAGAAAAATTATTGCTTATAATGTGGGAGAGAGTTTAGAAGCTGTAGGATGTATCAAAGCATTAAAGATGGCTTTAAAAAGTCTCCCAAAAGGGTCATACCCCATCCATCACTCTGACCGTGGGTCTCAGTACTGCTGTCACGATTACATTGAAATCTTGACGAATAGAAATCTTCCTGTCAGTATGACTGAAGAAAACCATTGCTATGAAAATTCAAAAGCTGAAAGAGTCAACGGAATACTGAAGTATGAATATCATTTACGCGAAACATTTAAGAACTTTAAAGATGCTAAAAAAGCAATTAAGCAGGCTATTTACTTATACAATAATTGTCGCCCTCATACAGCTTTGGAATATTCATTTCCAAGTGTTGTTCATGAAACACAATGTGCATAA